TTCTCCATCCTGGGGGCCGGGATGGAGGGCCTCCGGCTGGAAAGGGTGTCCCACTTCCGCGGGTCCGCCGCGGCGCGAACCCGAGCCGTAGGAACCCGGTTCCGGCTACGAGAACCGCACCTCACCGCGCTGCAGCCTCTCGCCCACCCGCATAGCTCGGACCGGCTCCTCCAGGGCTTGCGTGAGCGGGGACATGCCTTCAAGCGGGAACCGGCCACCGGGGATCTCGTCGGAAGTGACGCGCTCGGATACTCAACACGACTCACCCTGGGCGCTGACCACATGCCCCAGCGGCTCCTGACACCGGCGGGCGCTCTCTTCCAATTCGAGAATGACGCCAGGGGACAAGTGAAGACGCTGATCCTCCCTGGGGGGGCGAGGCTCTCGCTCAAGCGCGACACGAAAAACCGGCTGACCGAGGCAGGACAGGAAGGAGAAATCCCCTACCGATTCGGCTACGACGAGCAGGACCGCCTGCTCCACATCACCTATCCGGATGGGACGTACGAGTCCCTGGACTACACGGAGGACGGCAAGGTAGCGGCCAGGCGCGACCGAGCGGGTGCGCTCCGGCGCTATAGCTACAACTCCCGAGGCCATCTTGAAGCCTGTGCGAATCCACTCGGACGGCGCACGGCCCTCGAGGTCGACGAGGAGGGGCGGCTTGCGTCCATCACCCATCCGGACGGCTCCCGGGAAAGCTTCGTTTACGATCCGTCTTCCCGGAAGGCGACCCAGACAACACGGGATGGGCGCACGGTCACGAGGCAGCTCAATGCCAACGGTCACCTGGAGGAGATCCGCTGGGCGGATGGCTCCTCCGTCCGCCTGGAAATCACCCCTTCCGGGCGGTTGGACGCAGCCTCGAACGCACAGGCACATACGGCGTATACCTATGACGCAGAGGACCGGTTGCGCTCCGAGCATACCGGAGAGGCTGGCTTCACCTACGAGTACGACAAGGCGGGCCGACTCATTGCCTTGACGTCTTCGCGAGGAACCACGGTCCGCTATGAATACGACCCGGACGGCAAGCCCCTGTGCGTGCGTGCCTGGGGGAAGACGATCTCGCTCGAGTATGAGGCCTCTGGTGCCATTCAGCGTTTACGCTACGGCGCCGCCGTCATCGAGGAGCAGGAACATGCACGGTTTGGCCGGCGCTCCCACTCCCGTGTCACGGACGGCAACAACCACTGCTTGAGCGAGCAGCGCTATATCTACGACGCGTGCGAGCGCCTGATCGCCCTCTATGACCGCCAATCGCCTGAAGCATGGCTCGAGCGCTCATTCACATACGACCAGGGCAGCCGGCTGGTGTCAGAGCGGGTTCAACAGGGAAACCAGTCCCAACAATCCATCCACCATGCCTATGATGCCAATGGCAACCTGATACTCGATGGAAGCGTCCGCCGACAGTTTGGTCCGATGGACGAACCGCGAAGCCATGGTGACTTCCGGATCGAGTACGACGCACTCGGACAGGTCACCCGGTTGCCAGGCCCCCACGGTGAGCTGGAGTGCCGCCACAACGCGGATGGAACACTCGGGGAACTTCAGGCAAGCGGCGTCCGCTGGAACTATACCTATGATGCGCTGGGCCGTCGCATCACGGCCACGGACGGCCAGCGGACATGGCGCTATGGCTGGTCTGGTCTGCAATTGATATGGGAGGAGCAGTGTGAGGCCCCGGATGCGCCACCGGCTCGCCGTGAGTACGTCTACCTGCCCCAAGGGGTTTCACCCATCGCCTTCCACGAGGCTGGCCGGACGTACTGGATGCAGCAGGATGCCCGCCAGGCGGTCATCGCCGTGTTCGATGACGAGGGACGTCTCGCTTGGAGGGCGCGCTACGATTCCTTTGGAAAGG
The nucleotide sequence above comes from Cystobacter fuscus DSM 2262. Encoded proteins:
- a CDS encoding DUF4123 domain-containing protein, which translates into the protein MNWTKNSPSLTASSLPSWMQVSAIDLEALRQEGRQGRLFAVLDACHTPQVLARVAELGEHRGRILYRGAAARNLAEQAPYLVHVDEELLAWIHSTLWTQPWGIFIQGALSFEDLFVHLRKFLTVDSPHGERWFFRYYDPRVLPAFLAACSDEEANDFLGPVQAFSILGAGMEGLRLERVSHFRGSAAARTRAVGTRFRLREPHLTALQPLAHPHSSDRLLQGLRERGHAFKREPATGDLVGSDALGYSTRLTLGADHMPQRLLTPAGALFQFENDARGQVKTLILPGGARLSLKRDTKNRLTEAGQEGEIPYRFGYDEQDRLLHITYPDGTYESLDYTEDGKVAARRDRAGALRRYSYNSRGHLEACANPLGRRTALEVDEEGRLASITHPDGSRESFVYDPSSRKATQTTRDGRTVTRQLNANGHLEEIRWADGSSVRLEITPSGRLDAASNAQAHTAYTYDAEDRLRSEHTGEAGFTYEYDKAGRLIALTSSRGTTVRYEYDPDGKPLCVRAWGKTISLEYEASGAIQRLRYGAAVIEEQEHARFGRRSHSRVTDGNNHCLSEQRYIYDACERLIALYDRQSPEAWLERSFTYDQGSRLVSERVQQGNQSQQSIHHAYDANGNLILDGSVRRQFGPMDEPRSHGDFRIEYDALGQVTRLPGPHGELECRHNADGTLGELQASGVRWNYTYDALGRRITATDGQRTWRYGWSGLQLIWEEQCEAPDAPPARREYVYLPQGVSPIAFHEAGRTYWMQQDARQAVIAVFDDEGRLAWRARYDSFGKAHIDVGRVRQPWRLAGQYEDEDTGLHYNLGRYYSPLLKSYLSRDPAWFKEGATGYSYCANDPWNHIDPHAQWAWIAAGAIIGAVVGGVVAALEGKSPMQIAAAALEGAVTGAAFAVNPFLGAAVFAAADILHQGLENGWSNICISCALLKAAIVLAGGWVLGHAMGFVARRIVRAVNGAKLAAAVGKWIPRWALRPWKLPPSVRGFFIEGHLQGNLPYGFKVFDKFNRAAGVATSIKSCNLFAKTYQKPGNLDRLLKGYINKMRNFAGDSKGGVTILPGDVTTRVLQVAVPKGAATPAQQQVLNNAIQHAQSQSRPGLRIIMEIIEIP